tagggattttttttttttttaactaagctTAAACTGAACTCATAGGATTTGCTCTTTTGCTACAGGAGGAATATCAAGTGTCCAGTTTGTTGAGAGTTCACATTTTTCTTGGataaaaatttacctttttttctttgttaaagaaCATTTTCAACACAATTCATTAATAAAAGACATCACAAGTGTATGCTTTTGTACTTACTAGTTTCactgtatttacatatattttagaaaCTGCTGTTTAAATTGCAAAGGTTGGCAGAATCATGAAAAAGGCATTAGGTTTATAAGTAGAGAGGTCTAATGGATTGTAAGACCTGGTGTGTTCATTTGCTGACAAGCTTCAGAGTTTGATAATTGATATGTAGCACTTATTTTCAAAGTGTATGGAAAGTTTGGAAAGTGTATGATAGTTTCCTGGGAAGGTAGAACTAATTGTGAGTTATGTGCTTGAAACATTAAAgcagtaaatatttgcatataataattttatttagataTGCAGGACAGGTGGGCTATCTGATTGCTGGGATGAAAGATGTCACTGAAGCGCAAATAGGAGATACATTATGTTTACATAAGCAACCAGTGGAGCCCTTGCCTGGGTTTAAATCAGCGAAACCAATGGTATTTGCAGGTGAGGAGTTCACAAATTCAAAGGTTGAGGGCCatgatatttttaaactaaaagtcTGTCTCAGTGGTTAAGGAAAAAATACACATTCTGGTTATTTTAAATAACCACTAATTCCAGCATATTGTTTCACTTTGTGCTGTTTATCAGTTTATAATTTCATATGTGTGATGAAATTATATGTGGGAGATCATTTAGGATGTGTTAAGAAATAAGTTCTTAAGGAGGAAGCTGTGATATATAGGATACAGTAATATaaacttctttcttatttttctagggagttcattattatatttgaaacatttttctaaTTAGGATGTTCTTATTAGTAATTATCAGTAGACACTGACTGAGTGCCTTCATATTCGACAGACTTTCTTTAATATTGTACTGTACTAATGTAGATATGACAGAGAATGGTGTTGCCTCAAGTACGTATAATTTCAGAATCTTTTACTTCATTTACTTTGGAAAAAGGAAGACCTGATTGAAGGTCATCAGGTTACTCTGTGCTGAGTATCTAGCCCTTAATTTTTGCCCTACAGTCTCTCTCACTGGGAATTAGGAACTTTGTTTACCCCTACCTTTAGGCAAAGTCAGTCATGTGGATTTTAGAGGACTTCAGAGGTGTCAGATGAAAGAGAATCAGTAGTGATTCCCATAGTTTTTGTCAGTAAATaccaaaaagcaaaatttaactATGGTTTTAAGTAGATAATCTGCCTTAGAGAATTGAGAGTGCAGTATAGTTTTCATGTCTACTCCTATTTTTATCCAATAATAAAGTTTCATTTGGGTTGTGGAATGtcttgtgcttttgtttttgaaattacaCTGTGTTTTCTTAATAGTCCTAattcccatgttttttttttcttttccctgtattttttcaaaaacattaaaaacattatttggaGTGCAAATCTAGTTGTATATTCTTTCAGACTAATGACTTGTAAGATACTTTGAAACCAAATAATCATTCATTTTTAGCAAACCAATATTTTGGTCAATAAAATACAAGAAAGTAATTTAAAAGGTAAATGACTAATTTGGAAGTTGGCAGCACTACACATGTGGTTTGATAGGTCTGCAGGCAGCTTATCACGTGATAATTAGAAATCATTGTATCCCCAGGAATGTATCCTCTAGACCAATCTGAATATAACAATCTGAAGAGTGCTATAGAAAAACTGACTTTAAATGATTCCAGTGTGACCGTTCATCGGGATAGTAGCCTTGCTCTGGGTGCTGGCTGGAGGTAAGATTCATTCACATGTGTTTTATAGGAAAGGGAGGTGTAAatggtgtatttttaaaatatttttataggaaagggaggtttttaaaaaatatctttataagtAAGGGAGGTATAAAATGGTGCATTGTTCTGGAACATTTACTGAAAATAAGTTTATATTAGTGTAAAGTGAACGAAAACAATTTTTATCTGCCTGTTTCATGTTGTGGATTGACATTTTATGGGTAAGTTTTATAGTGATTTAAAATAGATTCCCAATGGAAgattttaatcttatttaataaaattatgctAGCATTTAATTATATTGTGAATTGTTTGAATGACTTAATTCCATCCCTCCCTTAAAGTAACaatatgttcattaaaaaaaaaaaaaatgaagcccaTGGGACATAAACATTTTGGAGTTTGTCTTTTCCTCCCCCAGGCTAGGATTTCTTGGACTTTTGCACATGGAAGTTTTCAACCAGCGACTGGAGCAAGAATATAATGCTTCTGTTATTTTAACAACCCCTACTGTTCCATATAAAGCTGTACTGTCATCATCAAAATTGATAAAGGTACTTGGTATTTAGTACTGGTATTTAGTACTGTTTTGCAttagtctcttggaaaaaataaatgtgtgtatatacaatgCAGGAGAAGCTTTTTACTATACCAATAGCTGATTAagtattaaacaaaatatttattgattagtAGTAATAAACATTGAATTACCCTATGGCTAATGTTGAAGAACTTTTTTGAAAACTAatttatgcaatatttttcttaaccTGATATAATCTCCAGATTATCAAAACTAGTCTATTGCTGATCGTAAAAGGTAAAATTAGTAGTGAAAATAATGTTCTGATTCTAGCACAAAgatgaaaaatgtaattttggTCATAAGTAATTTATCCTGTAAAAAGTGAAGCATTCATTCTGGTGACtgggaaattttaaatttcaaatcagTGATGAAGACAGTATTGTATTCCACGTAAGTGGCAATCTGttcattttaaacaaatactAATTTTGGCAATCTAAATATTTTCCAACAAAATTAACTTATTAGACTATAATGTTTTATAAGTGTCAGGTTAAAGTGTATTCTTTTGTCATACTTCTTCTAAATGGTCCATGAAATATGTTTAGTAAATATCAATAATTGGAATATGTTGTTTACTAATActtgttattaatattaaatgattACAGCTGGagggattttaaaatataaggcaAACAAGAAAAATGATAATCATTATATTAAGATTTTAAGTATtgctgatttttctaatttttaggaacatagagaaaaagaaattacaattaTCAATCCTGCACAATTCCCCGATAAATCAAAAGTAACAGAATATTTGGAGCCAGTTGTTTTGGGCACTATTATCACACCAGATGAATACACTGGAAAAATAATGATGCTTTGCGAGGTATAACTATAATACAATTTAATACAAAATTAGGTTTTAGTCCTCTGAAATAGTGATTTCCAACTCAGGTTTTAAAAGATTTCTTTCTGCTGAGCATACTGAATTTAATGAGATTTTCATATATGTATCTGTCTATATCTATACACATAgatatgtatactttttaaattattttgattttaaataaaaatatttctgataatTTGTGTAATTTACTGATTTGATATGTTAGcccaaaggaaagaaatttgATAATTAGCTAAATGTATAATTTCGCCTTTTTGAGTAGTTTGAAAGATAATTATAGTACTTCAGGGACCATAAATTTGAAGGTACTCCCATTTTGCTTTAGTTCTCACCACATTGTAATAAATGATTTAATCCACAAATGGTATGTAATTATATTCCTTAAAAATATCTATGTGAAATACTCTGATACATATTGGAAAGTGTGTCAAATGGTGACTTGAGCTTTGATTAGGTTAAAAACTAGATTGTAATCTTGGTCTTAACTTTTAATTTCTCTGGACCtaattatttgtaaaacaagAAATTAGGACTTTTGACTTTATATGTAGTTACATTTGATTTACTGTTAAATGAAATAGtgttcattttaaaagataaaattgttaGATAAAGATTAAAAGCTTTGGTAGCAAGCCTAatgcaattaaaatataaaatgtttctctCTGGATTATAAATACTGCCTATAAGTTTTTACTAGACCTTTAGAGAAATACATTATTCCTCAGTATTTGAGTAGGTTATCATTAAAcccattttcttccttccctttttaggCTCGAAGAGCAGTTCAGAAGAATATGATATTTATTGATCAAAATAGAGTTATGCTTAAATATCTCTTTCCTTTGAATGAAATTGTGGTAGATTTTTATGACTCTCTGAAATCCCTATCTTCTGGATATgctaggtaaaaaaaaaaatgagaacctAAGATGCCTGACCAACTTTTTTGAAATATTGATGAGCAAGGGTATActaattcttcatttatttagtaatTTCAGCTTTCTTGAAGGTAGTTGAGAATCATACTCTAAGGTTAGAATGACCTGGAACAACTTTATAGGTGTTACAGACTACTTGTGATTTGCTTATAGGAGAAGAGTTTCCTTTGATTTATTATctaacttttatttctcttttaacaaaaaaagttagTCCCCTTTTCATGAAGAGCTGTATTCCTTGTCTGTTAAGAATTAGACCTAATTTCAAAAATTTACCATAACCTCAGTggcacttttaaaatgtatatttatgttaTGCAATCTCAAGAGCAtctatttacatttgaaaaataaaagtgcatattcagtttgtaaaaaatgttaaatgtgccGCTCCATTAGTGAACACTTTAATAACTTAGTCTTTCGAGGAACAGGTTGTCCTCATCACGAAAACCTTTGTGTATCTCATAGGAGTACATGGAGAAAAGCCAGATAAAAGTGAAAGGAGAGTTACTattaaataacaaataagaaACTCAGGGCATAGCATTCTGAGaggctgtttgttgttgttgttgttgttggggcaTATAACTCTAGATACCCTCACTATGCCATAAAATCTTATGTTACAGGATAGTATACATAGAAAACAGATGTGAAACATGGGGAAGCAGAAGGGGAAAAATGAACATTGACATCTATAAAACTCCCACACAGTGCATGAATGTTAATGTTAACATGCAGAGACAAATTCCAGTGTTTAACAAACATGCTACAGTGACTTGGAAGTTTAACTGTATTTAATCATCTTGTCAGTGAAGAGAGTTAGCATATATAATTCTTCTTACCAAGGAATCTTCATGTTCCTTTGTATTGAGAATTTTCTTCTACTTTGTCACccagttttttcttcttctatgtcttctttcAGACAAGACCTTGAGCAAGTAAGTGGCAatggaatttaaagtaaaatgaattGAGGGGCATATTAAAATTACTAGAGTTGAAAGGAAGATTACTAGGtttaatgtttataaatatttttaacagaagTCTGTCAATTTTAGTTTGCATTTGGGTACTACTTTCTGAATTATAAGTGGTCTTAAAAAGCCTTGTCGTTTggaaacttaaatacattttgaatttaaTGAGAGAACATGATTTATTTTTgaactacataaaaataaaatattccagctTCCAGCATTAAGGTAATTATGTTCAAGATGGATGTTTTACATAGGCAGTCAATTCCACACTTAACAGAAAGTCATCATAGGCTATGAATTAAGATCaggaaaaaatttatttcataccAGGAGGCAAGAATCAATGGCAACTAGTAGCTTTTTGGAATTACAAATGTGTTTCCTGCATTCTAAGGAAACACTAGAATACCTATGTTTTCAATAGAGGTTAGGTATCAATTGGACTGCTTGGAAACAAAAACGCAATttttataatgatttcttttgaaaaagtgggttaagaaatttttaagatttttaatattttggaccACAACATAGCTGGAGCTGTAACAACTTCAAAGTTAAGGACCCATGtctgttttattctctatttgCTTTGTATTCTGTATGATACTTAACATGGTATCTTTCATACAGTAAATGTATAAGTGATGCTTCGTGAAGAAAGGAAGGATTTTAACAGTACTTCTGAAAATAATCTGTTAATAGAGTGTATTATTGTCACTTTATGACCTTCCTGCTGAAAATCTTTAGAAACCAAACATAATTTTGCAAGTCCAGGCAccagttgttttaaaattaagacaATAGGAGTATACGTATTCTTGTCTGTGATTGGGACAACTTGTAAGCCTAATTGAAATTTTCTTTAGACTTCAGTTTTATAAGTGAAACATTTAAATGTCTGTTTTGACTAACATTGCAAGCTTTGACCACATTGTTAAAAGTAATAGCTGAAACTAAGTGCTTGTGTGTGCTAAGCTAGGCTCTGTTTAAACACTTATTATGTACTAGGCATTGCTCTAATTggtttacatgtattaactcatttaatcctcacaaaagccCTGTGAAGGGAGGTGCAAGCTGAAGAGCCAAATAGGAAATTCAAAGGTCTCATTTATTAATGGCATTTTATGAGTGTCATAGCATTTATTTAAACATAGAGTTGTCATTGGTAATAGAAAGTTAAACAGAAACCCAACTCATGAATCTGAAAATGATCCATTAATAATATATAGTATTGTCCGAAGCCTCCCAGCTGCTGGGAACATTGGGAAGGCATGATATTTGTCTTCAATAAACCATTTTCTTTGTCAGGTTCACCAGCTTATTTTCCTTTCCCCTATAAACATATTCCCCTTGCTTTTGCCCTTgatttaataaacataaaaagataacATTTAGATCCATTCACAAGAAactgtatatgtaatattttgatgGAAACATATCTCTTTGGGGAGTGTAATGCGGTAGAAAGTAGACATTTAGTAAAGAGTAAAGAGTAATAAAGGTAATCTCTCGGGAAGTGTAATATTTATCACTtggacttttttccttttagttttgatTACGAAGATGCAGGCTACCAGACTGCAGAACTTGTAAAAATGGATATTCTACTGAATGGAAATACTGTAGAGGAGCTAGTAACTGTTGTACACAAGTAAGTTGAATAGAAACTAATCATGGAATGTGAAAATACTTTTgatatgtttttcatttatttttgtttgagcaGCTGCATTTAAAAAACTTCTAAGGTAATTAAAATAGAGTTCACCCTACTaactttgctttctcttttttttccacacTTCTCTCTAGACTGCTAAAAATAGAACAGAGCTATAATAGTCAAAAAGAACCGTGTCATAGAAATGTTTCCCttcaccatattaaaaaaagttttaaacattttataatgatggATTTAGAATTGGgaacaagtttttttgttttgttttatttgtttttttttttttttagatgggagtctcattctgttgccaggctggagtgcagtggcgcaatttctgctcactgcaacctccgcctcctgggttcaagcaattctcctgcctcagcctcctgagtagctgggactacaagcgcatgctaccatgcccggctaatttttgtatttttagtagagatggggtttcaccatattggccaggatggtctcgatctcttgacctctgatctgcccgcctcggcctcccaaagtgctggatttacaggcgtaagccaccgtgcccttttatatttgtaaaaaaattataaaaaggaaaacctCCACGTGTTCAAGAAACAGCAGATTGGTTAAAATGAATTACAAAGCACCCATATTGTTATTTTCAGCCATTAAAACTTGTGGAGTAATATTTAGTGACATAAAAATGTCTGTTAAATAAGAGGGTAGAATATATCGTAAACACTGAtcatacaaaaaaatgcaaaaaaatgacTAGAAAGATAACTGTTTAAAATAATCATTCCAAAATGTTTAACCATTTTCAGCGGGTAAGGAAAGAGAATCAAGAACGGTTTCTATTGTCTAATGttgtatttctaaatattctgTAATCATACATTACTTTTTTAAATCAGAGAAGTTGTTCATGATTCAGAGAGTAAGAGAGATTTATAAGTAAGTTCCATTTGAACCTCCTTAAGAGATCACCTTTACACTGATTATGCAACTGGCCTagaaaaatacttgaaatatTCTTATTTAGGATATATAAACAGTTGTATTTTTCTGTCTCAGAGACAAAGCTCATTCAATTGGCAAAGCCATATGTGAACGGCTGAAGGATTCTCTTCCTAGGCAACTGTTTGAGATAGCAATTCAAGCTGCTATTGGAAGTAAAATCATTGCAAGAGAAACGTGAGTTGAAATTCATTTTTGGTCTTGAGCCAGTTTCAGAAATGATATACCTAAAAAGTGAAagaatattgaacatttttatttagcaTTGGCCTAAGCTTTATTCTTACTTGTAGAAACAGTATGATGGTGCTCTCCAGTTTTCTGATTTAAGTAATGACTGTTACTTTGAATTACTTATATAACAGCACTGGGTGATGTGATTTGCAGTTAGTATAACGTATACGGGTTTGAGGAACTGTTTTAATTTCCACTCATATCAATGTCTATACTGAATTTCCTGGGTAAGGAATTTCTTTTATGGTTTTATCCCTTTAGGTAGATTATAGATTAATAGAAACTGAAACTAAAAGGTTTTGTCTTCCAAATGacaaaattacaatttttttttaacccaaagcATTTAATATTGCTTCCCCACTTCCGCAGAGCTAGGGAGGTTATAAATCAAGGAATGCCAATACCATGTTAGGATTTGCATTCTAGATTAGGGACCTCACATGAATTATAGTAGATATGGAAGACAGGCTAATTTGTGTAGGACACTAGTCTTTCATGAAATGTAATACATAAATCAGaacactggctgggtgtggtggctcacattctgtgatcccaactacttgggaggctggggcaggagtatTGCTGTGAGACTAGTCTGGGaaaacatagtaagacccagttttttaacaaaaacccaaaaataacAATGAAGAACACTGAATAAGCCGCTCTGCTTGTGACAGCAGGTGCAGGATGTGTCTTGTAGCACTTCCCATTTCCTTTCCTTAATGATCCTAAGACTTCTAGGAAGTAGGAAGTATCTCCTCAGTTATGAAAAGCTAGAAATTGCTATTAAATTCTACCTTAACCCAAACCTAATGAGGAAATACAACCATCATGTTAATACAGACTTGAGGTTAATTTTAGGCCCACTGTTTGAAATACATTTCATTTCCTAACACTGTTTTGCTTCGGTTAGTTATTCTGTGTTTCGTAAATACTGAGATCAGGCAGAGTAGAAATGATAACTAGGGAACATCCTGGAAAGTGCAATTTAAGACAGTTAGCAATTGCTCATTCTAAAATAAGTGTGTTGAGATAATACCTtaaaaaaattggtttttctGTCTTAAGGAATACATAAAGATGGAGCTATTTTCAAAATTAGAGTGATCTAGAAATTTCTCAAACATTGTAGAAATAGATTAGTTTATAACTGCTGGGGTGGATATATCAAGCTTCCTAGCCACTCCATCCACATTCAGTAGAGGCAGTAAtaagataataaacatattttgtttttctgaagtaGTAGTGTTAATTTTTAGATTGGTAATTTTTAGATTGAGTAAAAAATAACCTAATGTATTTCTTGTAATCAAGGTCACATCATGCTTGAATTTGGCCTAATCAAGCCTACCACAAGCCTTgacctttttttcttaatgtgtgTTGATAAACATGttgaatttatttgttcttttatgccaagtacatgaaaataaatacaagagCATTTGAAGTATCTAATTAATATGCTTATGGCAATTTTACATAGGTAATGATACTAtcattaaaattttctagtaaagGGGAGATTGTTTTTGGTAAGGAAGTGCTTTTAAACAGTATAATGGAATTATGTACTTAAAcgaatttttctcttttacagtGTGAAAGCCTATAGGAAAAACGTTTTGGCAAAATGTGTATGTATCTAGTTGTATTTATTCTACTTTATAACTTTTATGGGTTTTAAATCAAAGGGGGCATAAACTTATTGATTTCCATTGTTGGTTTTTATACATTCTTTGTTTCCAAGTTCTCTTTTTGAATAGGTAAATTTCAGCTTGACTATGGCAACCTGTTCATTTTGCCCATatctttaagtattttttcatcttatttataaaataaaaatttacaaaaatatttatgaaaattgttcttatatgtaaaatatttatgaaaattgtTCTTATATGTAATACTAAGGAAGATTTTTACAACAGTTATTTCTATGATCTGGGTAACATGTTTTCTTGATCTAACATATAATGAAAGATTTTGAAAACAATGGCTTTATCTTACAGTTGAAGTCTACCTCTCCTGACATTGTTTTGCCAGTTTGCTGTTATTCAgctgttaaaaaattattcttgcgccggctcggtggctcacaactgtaatcccagcaccttgggaggccaagatgggcagatcacttgaggctaggagttccgagtccagcctggccaacatggtgaaaccgcatctttactgaaaatacaaaaattagccaggcatggtagtgcatgcctgtgatctcagttactcgggagggtgcagcatgagaattgcttgagctcaggaggcggaggttacagtgagcaaagatcctgccattgtactccagcctgggtgagagggaaactctatctcaaaaaaagaaaaattattcttaaatatCGTGAGAGTTGAATGATCAATTCTTTCTCCAAAGGCACATTTATTCCTATGTGATTAAGAGTTACCTATATTAGACTGTGGCTTTCTAGTCAAAATTCCAAGCCTAGAATCAGTAAGGAGATTGATAATTCTTCCTTGACATGCATATTATTATACTAGGTTTCCTTGGGAATCTTCACCTCCATCCAGATTAAATCCTGTATCATTCTTTGAGAAGACAGTAAAATTAGATCTGCTAGGAAGATTACAGAGATGTCTGCCTTATGGATAATAATTTGGTATGGTTGTTAAGGTTGTACTGATGCCGCTGTAATCATATGATTGTTTCTCTTTAGAGTGACTTAGACttccaatgttttaaaatatttttcagtatggTGGTGATATTACCCGAAAAATGAAGCTTTTGAAGAGACaagcagaagggaaaaaaaagctgaGGAAAATTGGCAACGTTGAAGTTCCAAAAGATGCTTTTATAAAAGTTCTGAAAACACAATCTTCTAAATAATTGGTGGGAAAACAAAGAATTTTCATTGCAATTTGTAATATGCtgacaacagaaagaaaattataaaatttgcttGTTACTTTCAGGGTATTCAGGTTCAAATAACCTAGTAGTCTTTCGTTGAAAGGGAGTAGTTAGTGGGTAGGCaagagctttttattttgaagccATGTTGCCTGTTCTCAAATATCTGTTCCAACCACTCACTAGTAAGGTGACCGTGGCCAAATTAACCTTTGTTTCCTCTTCAGTAAAATCGAGATTATATTACTACCTACATAAGttgttgttgtgaagattaaatgaggtaatacgtTAAATATTCAGAGGTGCAAGACACATAGCACTCAATTGTAACTACAGTTAAGTCCTTAAATGCCATCGAAAGGTTCTTAGAAActgactttaagcaaaatgacaCGTAGCACAATGTTCTTGAATGATGTCATTTCCTTAAGTGGTTTGTAACatcaatgaggaaaaaaaattggtttatgcgtcatttcatttttatttattttttgagacagagtcttgccctgtcgcccaggctggagtgcaatggcgcaatctcgactcactgcaacctctgcctcccgggttcaagagattctcctgcctcagcctccattacaggcgtgcaccaccatgctcggctaattttttgtatctttagtagagtcggggtttcaccatgttggccaggctggtcttgaactcctgacctcgtgatccacccgccgtggcctcccaaagtgctgattacaggtgtgagccaccatgcccagccatgtcaTTTCATTTAAAGTCACAATTTCCATGAATCTCAACAAGTGAGGACCTGCTATATTTTGTTGCATGCAGTTTTTCTTTACTGACACTAAAAGGCCCCATACTTAAGATTCCATCTACTTTAAGTTTAAAGGATTTTCAGAATCACCTTAAGTGTCAAATTTGTTAGCAGGATTAATTGATATGAATTCACTTATTAAACAGTAAACTCAAATAACATAGACATCAAATAACAGACATCTGCTCTAGTTCATGATAAAATGTTTATAGATTTTATCAGGTGGTTAGTTTGAAACTAAATGGTTTACATCTAAATTAAGGGCAGGAGCTGTCTTTCAGACATTCAAAACGCATTTGTGTAAAATGACAGGTGTTTGGTATTACCAGGAACTCATAATGACATTCTAATAATTATTGTCTAAATTTCATAATCGAAGCGATTTTAGAGTAGTTAACTTGAGATTTCACAGCCAGTAAATGGCTGTATTTCTCCAGAGCTCTCAgctcccatgtttattcagccaACGAACAAACCAGACAGCAGACTGTATTAGAGCAAGACAACATCATTTAGCCATTGATTTTTATCTTCTACCTTGAATGaattgaatgaagaaaatgtcttttaGGGATAAACACTATCAAGGATGAATTTTATACTAAGgttatatgaaagaaaaagaaatctcaaaaccactaagccaaagggaagtcaagctgggaactgattgaggcaaacctgcctcccattgtATTCCTAAATAAGACAGCCACAAAGATAAAATTTGCCCACAAGGGAATTCCTTATGGACTAAGAACTCATAGTCTTCCTTCTGCTCACATGAAACAAATGCATAAATGATTGCTTTCTCTGTTTCATGTTTCACTAAGCCAGATTAAGGTATAACTGACTATTCCTCTACCCTCCTCTCACATGTAAATTgtatattcagtgaaaggctaatcagaaactcaaaaaaatGCAACCCTTTCTCTCTTACCTGCCTATGCTTGAAGCCCCCGCCCctcttcaagttgtcctgcctttcaagaccaatgtacaccttacacatactgattgatgtctcatgtctctctaaaatgtgtaaaaccaagctgtgccccaaccaccttgggcacatgtggtgaggacctcctgaggctgtgtcatgcgCACACCTTAACCCTgggaaaataaactttctaaactgACTTGAGagctgtctcagatattttgagCTCACAGTTATTGTGaaatcattttaattataaattaagtgGAGATTTACTTAAAATCATGTGTAGAAGTAGCCTGTGATATAGTCCTAGATACATACATTATCATCTTATGTatcttcc
This DNA window, taken from Pan troglodytes isolate AG18354 chromosome 3, NHGRI_mPanTro3-v2.0_pri, whole genome shotgun sequence, encodes the following:
- the GUF1 gene encoding translation factor GUF1, mitochondrial isoform X2, which gives rise to MLLLREKLDMSRFPVENIRNFSIVAHVDHGKSTLADRLLELTGTIDKTKNNKQVLDKLQVERERGITVKAQTASLFYNCEGKQYLLNLIDTPGHVDFSYEVSRSLSACQGVLLVVDANEGIQAQTVANFFLAFEAQLSVIPVINKIDLKNADPERVENQIEKVFDIPSDECIKISAKLGTNVESVLQAIIERIPPPKVHRKNPLRALVFDSTFDQYRGVIANVALFDGVVSKGDKIVSAHTQKTYEVNEVGVLNPNEQPTHKLYAGQVGYLIAGMKDVTEAQIGDTLCLHKQPVEPLPGFKSAKPMVFAGMYPLDQSEYNNLKSAIEKLTLNDSSVTVHRDSSLALGAGWRLGFLGLLHMEVFNQRLEQEYNASVILTTPTVPYKAVLSSSKLIKEHREKEITIINPAQFPDKSKVTEYLEPVVLGTIITPDEYTGKIMMLCEARRAVQKNMIFIDQNRVMLKYLFPLNEIVVDFYDSLKSLSSGYASFDYEDAGYQTAELVKMDILLNGNTVEELVTVVHKDKAHSIGKAICERLKDSLPRQLFEIAIQAAIGSKIIARETVKAYRKNVLAKCYGGDITRKMKLLKRQAEGKKKLRKIGNVEVPKDAFIKVLKTQSSK
- the GUF1 gene encoding translation factor GUF1, mitochondrial isoform X3 → MKDVTEAQIGDTLCLHKQPVEPLPGFKSAKPMVFAGMYPLDQSEYNNLKSAIEKLTLNDSSVTVHRDSSLALGAGWRLGFLGLLHMEVFNQRLEQEYNASVILTTPTVPYKAVLSSSKLIKEHREKEITIINPAQFPDKSKVTEYLEPVVLGTIITPDEYTGKIMMLCEARRAVQKNMIFIDQNRVMLKYLFPLNEIVVDFYDSLKSLSSGYASFDYEDAGYQTAELVKMDILLNGNTVEELVTVVHKDKAHSIGKAICERLKDSLPRQLFEIAIQAAIGSKIIARETVKAYRKNVLAKCYGGDITRKMKLLKRQAEGKKKLRKIGNVEVPKDAFIKVLKTQSSK